The Arcobacter lacus genome includes a region encoding these proteins:
- a CDS encoding adenylate kinase: MKKLFLIIGAPGSGKTTDAELIASKYTNVTHYSTGDMFRAEVASGSQRGQIIDTYIKAGNIVPIDIAIETILMAIKNAPTDIIVIDGYPRSIEQMLELDKYLEKEDAVKLLNCIEVEVSEEVARDRVLGRSRGADDNIEVFNNRMKVYKEPLEQIKEFYSKRGLLKIINGEGTIKEIVDEMDTFIQSRI, from the coding sequence ATGAAAAAATTGTTTTTAATTATTGGAGCTCCTGGTTCTGGTAAAACTACCGATGCAGAATTAATTGCTTCAAAATATACTAATGTAACTCACTATTCAACTGGAGATATGTTTAGAGCTGAAGTAGCTAGCGGAAGCCAAAGAGGTCAAATAATTGATACTTATATAAAAGCTGGAAATATAGTACCAATTGATATTGCAATTGAAACTATTCTAATGGCTATTAAAAATGCACCAACAGATATTATTGTTATTGATGGATACCCAAGAAGTATTGAACAAATGTTGGAATTAGATAAATATTTAGAAAAAGAAGATGCAGTAAAATTACTAAATTGTATAGAAGTTGAAGTATCTGAAGAAGTAGCAAGAGATAGGGTTCTTGGTCGTTCAAGAGGTGCTGATGATAATATTGAAGTATTTAATAATAGAATGAAAGTTTATAAAGAGCCTTTAGAGCAGATAAAAGAGTTTTATTCAAAAAGAGGTTTATTAAAAATAATAAATGGTGAAGGTACTATAAAAGAGATTGTTGATGAAATGGATACATTTATACAATCGAGAATCTAA
- the aspS gene encoding aspartate--tRNA ligase — translation MRTHYCTDVTEKLIGQTVTVAGWVNSRRDHGGIIFIDLRDKSGLVQLVADPQDCKDALAIAETVRDEFVLIATGKVRARGEGLENPNLITGKIEIILENLVIENRSKPMPFDINDEKVNDEIKLRNRFLELRSKKSFDIFQLRSKATIQARNTLDELGFLDVETPILTKSTPEGARDYLVPSRVHAGEFYALPQSPQLFKQLLMVAGFDKYFQIAKCFRDEDLRADRQPEFTQIDVEMSFCNQEDVIKVAEKLIYDIFTKCGKNIPSTFRRMKYSEAMEKYGSDKPDLRFDMPLVDVIDIFANSTNEIFAEIAKDKKNNRIKALKCKNGDNIFSKRQMKSFEDYVRKFGAKGLGYFQMKEDGLKGPLTKFFSEADLEEIIKVTELEVGDVVFFGAGAKKVVWDYMGRFRLFLANEMNIVPKDAYEFLWVVDFPMFEVEDGRTKALHHPFTMPNVEKYDLDNIEDLEEIESIAYDIVLNGTELGGGSIRIHKEEIQSKVFKLMGISQEEAKEKFGFLLDALSYGAPSHGGFALGLDRMIMLLAGTDSIRDVIAFPKTQKAQCLLTQAPSAVDEEQLKELSIRIRKTVVDS, via the coding sequence TTGAGAACACATTATTGTACAGATGTTACTGAAAAACTTATTGGTCAAACTGTTACTGTTGCTGGTTGGGTAAATAGTAGACGTGATCATGGTGGAATTATATTTATAGATTTAAGAGATAAAAGTGGATTAGTTCAATTAGTTGCCGATCCACAAGATTGTAAAGATGCTTTAGCTATTGCAGAAACTGTTAGAGATGAGTTTGTTTTAATAGCAACAGGAAAAGTGAGAGCAAGAGGAGAAGGATTAGAAAATCCAAATTTAATTACAGGGAAAATTGAAATAATTTTAGAAAATCTTGTAATTGAAAATAGATCAAAACCAATGCCTTTTGATATAAATGATGAAAAAGTAAATGATGAAATAAAATTAAGAAATAGATTTTTAGAACTAAGAAGTAAAAAATCATTTGATATTTTCCAATTAAGAAGTAAAGCAACTATTCAAGCAAGAAACACACTTGATGAATTAGGTTTTTTAGATGTTGAAACTCCAATTTTAACAAAATCTACTCCAGAAGGTGCAAGAGATTATTTAGTTCCTTCAAGAGTTCATGCTGGTGAATTTTATGCACTTCCTCAATCACCACAATTATTTAAACAACTTTTAATGGTTGCAGGATTTGATAAATACTTCCAAATAGCAAAATGTTTTAGAGATGAAGATTTAAGAGCAGATAGACAACCTGAGTTTACACAAATAGATGTTGAAATGTCATTTTGTAATCAAGAAGATGTTATAAAAGTTGCTGAAAAATTAATCTATGATATTTTTACAAAATGTGGGAAAAATATTCCTTCAACATTTAGAAGAATGAAATATAGTGAAGCTATGGAAAAATATGGGAGCGATAAACCAGATTTAAGATTTGATATGCCACTTGTTGATGTTATTGATATTTTTGCAAACTCAACAAATGAAATTTTTGCTGAAATTGCAAAAGATAAAAAGAATAATAGAATAAAAGCTTTAAAATGTAAAAATGGAGATAACATCTTCTCAAAAAGACAAATGAAAAGCTTTGAAGATTATGTAAGAAAATTTGGAGCTAAAGGTTTAGGTTATTTCCAAATGAAAGAAGATGGATTAAAAGGTCCATTAACTAAATTCTTTAGTGAAGCTGATTTAGAAGAGATTATCAAAGTTACAGAACTTGAAGTTGGTGATGTTGTATTCTTTGGGGCAGGTGCAAAAAAAGTAGTTTGGGATTATATGGGAAGATTTAGATTATTCCTAGCAAATGAAATGAATATTGTTCCAAAAGATGCTTATGAATTCTTATGGGTTGTTGATTTCCCAATGTTTGAAGTTGAAGATGGAAGAACAAAAGCACTTCACCATCCATTTACAATGCCAAATGTTGAAAAATATGATTTAGATAATATTGAAGATTTAGAAGAGATTGAATCAATCGCTTATGATATTGTTTTAAATGGAACAGAGCTTGGTGGTGGAAGTATCAGAATTCACAAAGAAGAGATTCAATCTAAAGTATTTAAATTAATGGGAATTAGCCAAGAAGAAGCAAAAGAGAAATTTGGATTCTTACTTGATGCACTTTCTTATGGTGCTCCAAGTCATGGTGGTTTTGCATTAGGATTAGATAGAATGATTATGCTTTTAGCTGGAACTGATTCAATCAGAGATGTAATTGCATTCCCTAAAACTCAAAAAGCTCAATGTTTACTAACTCAAGCTCCTTCAGCTGTTGATGAAGAACAATTAAAAGAGTTAAGTATAAGAATAAGAAAAACAGTAGTAGATAGCTAA
- a CDS encoding YgiQ family radical SAM protein, with protein MSKLNKFLPTTKEEMKQRGWDELDVVLITGDAYIDSPFMGIAVVGRILEDIGLRVGIIGQPDVNSDVDVKRLGEPKLFWGVSGGSIDSMVSNYTASKKFRNDDDYTPGGKNNKRPDRATLVYTNLIRRYFKNTVPIVLGGIEASLRRLTHYDYWSNSLRKPILFDSKADYMVYGMAEQAIIDLGTYLKEGKDVRTIAGLCYISKEPKDDYIQIPSHKECLTNKEKYIDLFRTFYDNNDPIYSKGLCQEVDGRYLIQNPPSRHMEEEEMDKIASFPYQRDAHPYHAKDGKVKCLETIKFSIMTHHGCWGECNFCAIAAHQGRTIRTRSEQNILAEAKHFVSMKDFKGIISDVGGPTANMYGYECKKKINLGTCIDNKRCVDAHRLCRTMKVDHSRNIQLLKDIRKVPGIKKAFVASGVRYDLITADKNHGKEYLKEMIDHHISGQMKVAPEHTNDEVLHHMGKPGKQTLIDFKKMYDDLNKESGKKQYLTYYLIAAHPGCEEKHMHELKQFTTHELKMNPEQAQIFTPTPGTYSAVMYYTELDPFTKKKIFVEKDPRRKERQKEIVIAKKQFAGNNKKSFSSGMQG; from the coding sequence ATGAGTAAATTAAATAAATTTTTACCTACAACAAAAGAAGAGATGAAACAACGAGGTTGGGATGAACTTGATGTTGTTTTAATAACAGGTGATGCTTATATAGATTCACCTTTTATGGGAATTGCTGTTGTTGGAAGAATTTTAGAAGATATTGGACTTCGTGTAGGTATTATTGGGCAACCAGATGTTAATAGTGATGTAGATGTAAAACGACTTGGTGAACCTAAACTTTTTTGGGGAGTAAGTGGTGGAAGTATAGATTCTATGGTTTCAAACTATACTGCAAGTAAAAAATTTAGAAATGATGATGATTATACTCCTGGTGGAAAAAACAATAAAAGACCTGATCGTGCAACTTTAGTTTATACAAATCTTATAAGAAGATATTTTAAAAATACAGTTCCAATAGTTTTAGGTGGAATTGAAGCTTCCTTGAGAAGACTTACTCACTATGATTATTGGTCAAATAGTCTTAGAAAACCAATTTTATTTGATTCAAAAGCTGATTATATGGTTTATGGTATGGCAGAACAAGCTATTATTGATTTAGGAACATATTTAAAAGAAGGAAAAGATGTACGAACAATAGCAGGGCTTTGTTATATCTCAAAAGAGCCTAAAGATGATTATATTCAAATTCCTTCTCATAAAGAGTGTTTAACAAATAAAGAAAAATATATAGACCTTTTTAGAACTTTTTATGATAATAATGACCCAATATATTCAAAAGGACTTTGCCAAGAAGTTGATGGAAGATATTTAATCCAAAATCCACCAAGCCGCCATATGGAAGAAGAGGAAATGGATAAAATAGCATCTTTTCCATATCAAAGAGATGCTCATCCTTATCATGCAAAAGATGGAAAAGTTAAATGCTTAGAAACTATTAAATTTTCAATTATGACTCATCATGGATGTTGGGGAGAGTGTAACTTTTGTGCAATTGCAGCTCATCAAGGAAGAACTATACGAACACGAAGTGAACAAAATATTTTAGCAGAAGCAAAACATTTTGTCAGCATGAAAGATTTCAAAGGAATTATTTCAGATGTTGGTGGACCAACAGCTAATATGTACGGATATGAGTGTAAGAAAAAAATAAATCTTGGAACTTGTATTGATAATAAAAGATGTGTTGATGCGCATAGACTTTGCCGAACTATGAAAGTTGACCATAGTAGAAATATACAACTTTTAAAAGATATTAGAAAAGTTCCAGGAATTAAAAAGGCCTTTGTAGCTTCAGGTGTTAGATATGATTTGATAACTGCTGATAAAAACCATGGAAAAGAGTATTTAAAAGAGATGATAGATCATCATATCTCAGGGCAGATGAAAGTAGCACCAGAACACACAAATGATGAGGTTTTACATCATATGGGAAAACCAGGAAAACAAACACTGATTGATTTTAAAAAAATGTATGATGATTTAAATAAAGAGAGTGGTAAAAAACAGTATTTAACTTATTATTTAATTGCAGCACATCCAGGCTGTGAAGAGAAACATATGCACGAGTTAAAACAGTTTACGACTCATGAACTTAAAATGAATCCAGAACAAGCACAAATCTTTACACCAACTCCTGGAACTTACTCTGCTGTTATGTATTACACAGAACTTGATCCATTTACAAAGAAAAAAATATTTGTAGAAAAAGACCCAAGAAGAAAAGAGAGACAAAAAGAGATTGTAATTGCAAAAAAACAATTTGCGGGGAATAATAAAAAAAGTTTTAGCTCTGGAATGCAAGGATAA
- a CDS encoding NAD(P)-dependent alcohol dehydrogenase, translated as MEENNKSRREFLKKSALVSTALFFAVNPTNSFSFQKNSNIKSRGYAAFDETGILKPWTFQRRAVGDNDILIDIKYASICHSDIHQIKGDWGKQQYPQVPGHEIVGIVSAIGKDVKNFKLGDRVGVGCMVDGSCRNNEEQYCEDTLFTYGFSSIKEPTGITQGGYSNNIVVNSHFAVHIPNNISFENAAPLLCAGVTTYSPLVQDNIKSGMKVGVAGIGGLGHMAVKLAVSKGAEVYAFTTSEDKIEDIKSFGTKEVIVVDTLDKLDDYYQKLDYMISTIPAQFDVGAYSSTIKPYGTFVQVGMPKGFELTLNNLSFASNRVNYRASLIGGMKDTQDVVNYCATNKILPKIEIIKAEQINEAWQKVLDKKARYRYVIDALTF; from the coding sequence ATGGAAGAAAATAATAAATCAAGAAGAGAATTTTTAAAAAAATCAGCTTTAGTTAGTACAGCTTTATTTTTTGCAGTAAATCCTACAAATTCTTTCTCTTTTCAAAAAAATAGTAATATAAAATCTCGTGGTTATGCAGCATTTGATGAGACTGGTATATTAAAACCTTGGACTTTTCAAAGAAGAGCAGTTGGTGATAATGATATTTTAATAGATATAAAATATGCAAGCATTTGCCACTCTGATATTCATCAAATTAAAGGTGATTGGGGGAAACAACAATATCCTCAAGTTCCTGGACATGAAATAGTTGGAATTGTGAGTGCTATTGGTAAAGATGTAAAAAATTTTAAACTTGGAGATAGAGTAGGTGTTGGTTGCATGGTTGATGGTAGTTGTAGGAATAATGAAGAACAATATTGTGAAGATACACTTTTTACTTATGGTTTTTCATCTATCAAAGAGCCAACAGGAATTACACAAGGTGGATATTCAAATAATATTGTTGTAAATAGTCATTTTGCAGTTCATATTCCTAATAACATTAGTTTTGAAAATGCTGCTCCACTTTTATGTGCAGGAGTTACAACCTACTCACCATTAGTACAAGATAATATTAAAAGTGGAATGAAAGTTGGAGTTGCTGGAATTGGTGGGCTTGGACATATGGCTGTAAAATTAGCAGTTTCAAAAGGTGCTGAAGTTTATGCTTTTACAACTTCAGAAGATAAAATAGAAGATATTAAAAGTTTTGGTACAAAAGAGGTTATAGTTGTAGATACTTTAGACAAATTAGATGATTATTATCAAAAACTTGACTATATGATTTCAACTATTCCTGCACAATTTGATGTAGGAGCATATAGTTCTACAATCAAACCTTATGGAACATTCGTGCAAGTTGGAATGCCAAAAGGATTTGAATTAACTTTAAATAATCTTTCTTTTGCATCAAATAGAGTAAATTATAGAGCTTCACTTATTGGTGGAATGAAAGATACACAAGATGTAGTAAATTATTGTGCAACAAACAAAATTTTACCAAAAATTGAGATAATAAAAGCAGAACAAATAAATGAAGCTTGGCAAAAAGTTTTAGATAAAAAAGCTAGATATAGATATGTTATTGATGCTTTAACATTTTAG
- a CDS encoding adenylate kinase yields the protein MNLMLFGAPGAGKGTQAKFLIEKYNIPQISTGDILRAAIADKTDMGMEAKKFMDAGQLVPDSTIIGIIKDRLAESDCKNGFILDGFPRTLAQAVALSELMSSMKISLDKVISLNVPDELIVGRITGRRVCSKCGASFHVEFNPSKEENVCDYCGGELIIRKDDNAQTVISRLDAYHTQTAPLIDFYKKMGVFMELDGTKDVSEVTADMFNALA from the coding sequence ATGAATTTAATGCTATTTGGAGCACCAGGAGCTGGTAAAGGAACTCAAGCAAAGTTCTTAATCGAAAAATATAATATTCCTCAAATCTCAACAGGTGATATTTTAAGAGCTGCTATTGCAGATAAAACAGATATGGGAATGGAAGCAAAAAAATTTATGGATGCTGGACAGTTAGTTCCAGATTCGACAATTATTGGAATTATTAAAGATAGACTTGCAGAATCTGACTGTAAAAATGGTTTTATTCTTGATGGATTTCCAAGAACTTTAGCACAGGCAGTTGCTTTAAGCGAATTAATGTCATCTATGAAAATTTCTCTTGATAAAGTAATCTCTTTAAATGTTCCTGATGAATTAATCGTTGGAAGAATTACAGGAAGAAGAGTATGTTCTAAATGTGGAGCATCTTTCCATGTAGAATTTAATCCATCAAAAGAAGAAAATGTATGTGATTATTGTGGTGGGGAATTAATCATCAGAAAAGATGATAATGCGCAAACTGTTATTAGCAGACTTGATGCATATCATACACAAACTGCACCACTTATTGATTTTTATAAAAAAATGGGTGTATTTATGGAACTTGATGGAACAAAAGATGTTTCAGAAGTTACAGCTGATATGTTTAACGCATTAGCGTAA
- a CDS encoding chemotaxis protein CheW, translated as MLSETISYKGITIKRELYPIIKYIEDVDKYKDELGTLSSSWDMLALLGQLGDINIDIGKTKENFLNLTSTLLNHLSFQQIKKVTQEMRFKSQVAIDVLIRNLFERTADIGFLATDDDIRTFLENFVSKYDENSLVIKQEIQKKFKEYVSKYSIYYDIVLFDVHGKIVVRLNEDVDIEKVDTSFIQKVLNTSDDYIESYKYHDFIPQYKKSLVYSYKVTKSNDLDSKNLGVLALCFRFTDEMNAIFGNLVDVKNKECLTILDEDGYVIASSDKEHINLGVKLPIVLNENYKIVSYAGRDYIAKTCETNGYQGFYGLKWYGHIMIPLEYAFLSDELNSLVVDENIINSMMENEQHFSKELKEVFYNSKTIQDNLIRVIWNGNIVQSKLNSTNREFSRALLNEIGITGNKANSSLDNLNQTIISSILKDCEFLSSLAIDIMDRNLYERANDCRWWALNSYFKEVLDDYSTISEKKQNLSSTLKYINDLYTVYSNLIIFDKSGKIIAVSNEKEQYLIGKILTQDWVEKTLTLKDTSKYCVSKFEKTNLYENESTYIYCSAIRSFKNDNGVVGGIAIIFDSSVQFYTMLDEILPKDIYGNKQKGVYAFFTDKNKQIIATTSTNFEVNSYLDIDDSFFNLRNGQNLSRIIEFRGNYYAVGVKCSNGYREYKSAVDDYKNDVLSFVFILIGKANSNVILSHSKTKFLTSQKREFTGETIELATFYLGKRLLAVNSKNVIESIGIEELQESIEIDKKNHFKGMVLHKNKLISVLDIRDFVNEEIEDETLKNIILVEYDRDNVEHCVGLLVSTLETICTVEEKSIQHIQSHFLGSGTLVESLVEIKDSEESKIAMLLNIKKLDDNFTKRV; from the coding sequence ATGTTAAGCGAAACCATAAGTTATAAAGGAATAACTATAAAAAGAGAGTTATATCCAATCATAAAATATATTGAAGATGTAGATAAATACAAAGATGAATTAGGAACTTTAAGTTCTTCTTGGGATATGTTAGCACTTTTAGGACAACTTGGAGATATAAATATAGATATTGGAAAAACAAAAGAAAATTTTTTAAATCTTACTTCAACTTTATTAAATCATTTAAGTTTTCAGCAAATAAAAAAAGTAACTCAAGAGATGAGATTTAAATCACAAGTTGCTATTGATGTATTAATAAGAAATTTATTTGAAAGAACAGCTGATATAGGATTTTTAGCAACTGATGATGATATTAGAACATTTTTAGAAAATTTTGTCTCAAAATATGATGAAAATAGTTTAGTTATAAAACAAGAAATTCAAAAAAAATTCAAAGAATATGTTTCAAAATACTCTATATATTATGATATTGTCTTATTTGATGTTCATGGAAAAATAGTTGTAAGATTAAATGAAGATGTGGATATTGAAAAAGTAGATACATCATTTATACAAAAAGTTTTAAATACAAGTGATGATTATATAGAAAGTTATAAATATCATGATTTTATACCTCAATATAAAAAATCATTAGTTTATTCATATAAAGTAACAAAATCAAATGATTTAGATAGTAAGAATTTGGGAGTTTTGGCTCTTTGCTTTAGATTTACAGATGAAATGAATGCAATTTTTGGAAATTTAGTAGATGTTAAAAATAAAGAGTGTTTAACAATACTAGATGAAGATGGTTATGTAATAGCAAGTAGCGACAAAGAACATATAAATTTAGGAGTAAAACTTCCTATAGTTTTAAATGAAAACTATAAAATAGTATCTTATGCAGGACGAGACTATATTGCTAAAACTTGTGAAACAAATGGTTATCAAGGGTTTTATGGGCTTAAATGGTATGGACATATTATGATACCTCTTGAATATGCTTTTTTAAGTGATGAACTTAATAGTTTAGTTGTTGATGAAAATATTATAAATTCTATGATGGAGAATGAACAACATTTTTCAAAAGAGTTAAAAGAAGTTTTTTATAATAGTAAAACAATTCAAGATAACTTAATAAGAGTTATTTGGAATGGTAATATTGTTCAAAGTAAATTAAACTCAACAAATAGAGAGTTTTCAAGAGCTTTATTAAATGAAATAGGTATTACAGGAAATAAAGCAAATTCTTCTTTGGACAATTTAAATCAAACTATTATCTCATCTATACTAAAAGATTGTGAATTTTTATCTTCACTTGCTATTGATATTATGGATAGAAATCTTTATGAAAGAGCAAATGATTGTAGATGGTGGGCTTTAAACTCTTATTTTAAAGAAGTTTTAGATGATTATTCAACAATAAGTGAAAAAAAACAAAATCTAAGTTCTACTTTGAAGTACATAAATGATTTATATACTGTATATTCAAATCTAATAATTTTTGATAAAAGTGGAAAAATTATTGCTGTTTCAAATGAAAAAGAGCAGTATCTTATTGGAAAGATTTTAACTCAAGATTGGGTAGAAAAAACTTTAACTTTAAAAGATACTTCAAAATATTGTGTTTCGAAATTTGAAAAAACAAATCTTTATGAAAATGAATCAACTTATATCTATTGTAGTGCGATACGTTCTTTTAAAAATGATAATGGTGTTGTAGGAGGAATTGCTATTATTTTTGATTCTTCAGTACAGTTTTATACGATGCTTGATGAGATTTTACCAAAAGATATTTATGGAAATAAACAAAAAGGAGTTTATGCTTTTTTCACTGATAAAAATAAACAAATCATTGCTACAACAAGTACAAACTTTGAAGTAAATTCATATTTGGATATTGATGACTCATTTTTTAATTTAAGAAATGGTCAAAATTTAAGTCGTATTATAGAGTTTCGTGGAAATTATTATGCTGTTGGAGTAAAATGTTCAAATGGTTACAGAGAGTATAAAAGTGCAGTTGATGATTATAAAAATGATGTTTTATCTTTTGTATTTATACTTATTGGAAAAGCAAATTCAAATGTTATTTTATCTCACTCAAAAACAAAATTTTTAACTTCTCAAAAAAGAGAATTTACAGGAGAAACTATTGAATTAGCAACTTTTTATTTAGGTAAAAGATTGCTTGCAGTAAATTCAAAAAATGTAATAGAATCTATTGGAATAGAAGAACTTCAAGAATCAATAGAAATAGATAAAAAAAATCATTTCAAAGGAATGGTTTTACATAAAAATAAACTAATTTCTGTTTTAGATATAAGAGATTTTGTAAATGAAGAGATAGAAGATGAAACTCTTAAAAATATAATATTAGTAGAATATGATAGAGATAATGTTGAACATTGTGTAGGACTTTTGGTATCAACGCTTGAAACTATTTGTACAGTTGAAGAAAAATCAATCCAACATATTCAAAGTCACTTTTTAGGAAGTGGAACTTTGGTTGAAAGTCTTGTTGAAATAAAAGATAGCGAAGAGTCGAAAATCGCAATGCTTTTAAATATTAAAAAGTTAGATGATAACTTTACAAAAAGGGTTTAA
- a CDS encoding transglycosylase SLT domain-containing protein: protein MKLISPNEAIKIGLDKYLDHYKKAVQEFWQFDKVINNIPIEHYFIAQAVQESRFNPNAKSPVGALGIAQFMPLTAKEVGQELKGHQLFKNGFNPLNDIQSVYAQVYYMNKLFKSWKVERIALEKFELALASYNAGLGNILKAQKLSGNQRKWNDIKKYLSNITGRNSLETINYVEYIKGYVLQVKK, encoded by the coding sequence ATGAAACTAATATCACCAAATGAAGCAATAAAAATAGGATTAGATAAATATTTGGACCATTACAAAAAAGCGGTTCAAGAGTTTTGGCAGTTTGATAAAGTTATAAATAATATACCAATTGAACATTATTTTATTGCTCAAGCTGTTCAAGAGAGCAGATTTAATCCAAATGCAAAAAGTCCAGTTGGTGCTTTAGGTATTGCACAATTTATGCCTTTAACAGCCAAAGAAGTAGGGCAAGAACTAAAAGGTCATCAGTTGTTTAAAAATGGTTTTAATCCATTAAATGATATTCAATCAGTATATGCACAAGTTTACTACATGAATAAGCTTTTTAAAAGTTGGAAAGTCGAAAGAATAGCTTTAGAAAAATTTGAGTTAGCTTTAGCTTCATATAATGCTGGATTAGGAAATATCTTGAAAGCACAAAAATTAAGTGGTAACCAAAGAAAGTGGAATGATATTAAAAAGTATCTATCAAATATAACTGGAAGAAATAGTTTAGAAACTATTAATTATGTAGAATATATAAAAGGTTATGTTTTACAAGTAAAAAAATAG
- a CDS encoding competence/damage-inducible protein A yields the protein MINKKINFYSVIIGTELLNGRRKDAHFPFLNAQLLERAWEHKASFVIEDDPELMLNIFNLIKSDPNSVMFCFGGIGATPDDYTRQIASQAFTSGKMEFHEEAKTNIINQFKDDAYPHRVNMAYLPINAKLLKNVVNNVAGFYLEDRFFFTPGFPSMSQAMVIEALNKLYPKSQNKYRKVMTINSTENDLIDTMKKIPKELDFSSLPKFIGNERKVVISLAGYDEVQVDIYFQLFIDFCIEHQKEYILEDIHEF from the coding sequence ATGATAAATAAAAAAATCAATTTTTATTCTGTAATCATTGGAACTGAACTTTTAAATGGGCGTCGAAAAGATGCTCATTTTCCTTTTTTAAATGCACAACTTTTAGAACGTGCTTGGGAACACAAAGCTTCTTTTGTGATTGAAGATGACCCTGAACTTATGTTAAATATTTTTAATCTTATAAAATCAGATCCAAATTCTGTGATGTTTTGTTTTGGAGGAATTGGTGCGACACCTGATGATTATACAAGACAAATTGCATCACAAGCTTTTACAAGTGGGAAAATGGAATTTCACGAAGAAGCAAAAACAAATATAATAAATCAATTTAAAGATGATGCTTATCCTCATCGAGTAAATATGGCATATTTACCAATAAATGCAAAACTTCTTAAAAATGTAGTAAATAATGTAGCTGGATTTTATTTAGAAGATAGATTTTTTTTCACACCAGGTTTTCCATCTATGAGTCAAGCTATGGTTATTGAAGCTTTGAATAAACTATATCCTAAATCACAAAATAAATATAGAAAAGTTATGACTATAAACTCAACTGAAAATGATTTAATAGATACTATGAAAAAAATACCAAAAGAACTTGATTTCTCATCATTACCAAAGTTTATTGGAAATGAAAGAAAAGTTGTTATTTCACTTGCTGGATATGATGAAGTTCAAGTAGATATTTATTTTCAGCTATTTATAGATTTTTGTATTGAACACCAAAAAGAGTATATACTGGAAGATATTCATGAGTTTTGA
- a CDS encoding AraC family transcriptional regulator, producing MSFEKQRFELIEFIKSKYNFYGDITSEISNLDFYISKSKHISQSHIMYEPSICVILQGKKAVGFGNELYIYDKNKYLIASTHLPATVKILEASKDEPHISFKIKFTLEDIFEVLKNINNLNFKNKSEKGLFFGEQNERLYDAIYRLLKLLDKPKEDINYPSSLIIKEILYILMNDKAGYFLSKFAMENSISNKIVKVIEYIKENYAKKLNIKELASIFDISESSLYQNFKSITQITPIQFQKNLRLQESKRLFSLQNIDVLEVAILVGYESASQFSKDYSKMYGMTPKKHSIFLKS from the coding sequence ATGAGTTTTGAGAAACAAAGATTTGAATTAATTGAATTTATAAAATCAAAATATAATTTTTATGGAGATATAACATCTGAAATATCTAATTTAGATTTTTATATATCAAAATCTAAACATATTTCTCAATCGCATATTATGTATGAACCATCAATTTGTGTTATTTTACAAGGAAAAAAAGCAGTTGGTTTTGGAAATGAGTTATATATTTATGATAAAAATAAATATCTTATTGCTTCAACTCATCTTCCTGCAACTGTTAAAATTTTAGAAGCTTCAAAAGATGAACCACATATTTCATTTAAAATTAAATTTACATTAGAGGATATTTTTGAAGTTTTAAAAAATATAAATAATCTAAATTTTAAAAATAAATCAGAAAAAGGGCTTTTTTTTGGTGAGCAAAATGAAAGATTATATGATGCTATTTATAGGCTTCTAAAACTTTTAGATAAACCAAAAGAAGATATAAACTATCCTTCATCACTTATTATAAAAGAGATTTTGTATATTCTCATGAATGATAAAGCTGGATATTTTTTGAGTAAATTTGCTATGGAAAATTCTATTTCAAATAAAATAGTAAAGGTTATAGAATATATAAAAGAAAACTATGCAAAAAAACTAAATATAAAAGAATTAGCTTCTATATTTGATATTAGTGAATCGTCTTTGTATCAAAATTTTAAAAGTATTACACAAATTACACCAATTCAGTTTCAAAAAAATCTTAGACTTCAAGAATCAAAAAGACTATTTTCTTTACAAAATATTGATGTCTTAGAAGTTGCTATTTTAGTAGGATATGAAAGTGCTAGTCAATTTAGCAAAGATTATTCTAAAATGTATGGAATGACTCCAAAAAAACACTCAATTTTTCTAAAAAGTTAA